GAAACTTTCGGAGTAATTTTTCTTGCGATAGTAAATAACCAGCCTAAAATTTTAAATATAAAGGATATGCTGGCTCTTTTCGTAGATTTCAGAAAAGAAGTCGTAACGAAAAGAACGATATTCGAACTGAAAAAGGCCGAAGCGCGTCTTCATATATTGGAGGCCTTTAAAGTCGTAGCGCAAAATATAGACGAAGTTATAGAACTCATTAAAACTTCTGCATCTCCTTCCGCCGCCAAAGAACGTCTTATGCAGAAATACAGCTTTTCCGAAATTCAGGCACGGGCGGTACTCGACTTAAAATTGGAAAAAATCACTAATCTTGAACGCGAACATATTATTAAAGAATACGAAGAAATATTGGATAAAGTAAAAAAATTAAGAGAACTGCTTGCCAGCGAAAAACTTATAAAAGACGTTATAAAAGAAGAGCTTAAAATTATAAGAGAGAAATTCGGCGACGAAAGAAAGACGGAGATAGTGCCGGAGGAAAACGAAACAGAACTGATAGATCTTATTCCCAATGAAGCAATGATAGTTATGATGACGGAAAACGGCTACATTAAAAGAACCAAACTTTCGACTTTCAAGGCTCAAAACAGGGGAGGCAAAGGTCAGACGGGCATAAAATCCAAAGAAGAAGATTTTGTGGCAAGTTCTTTTTGCGCAAATACGCATGATAATATTCTTTTCATTTCAAATTTTGGAAACGCGTATAAATTAAACGTTTACGCTATACCGGAAACTCTTAAAACCTCGAAAGGCAAACCGATAGTAAATCTTCTTAGCTTAAAAGAAAAAGAAACCGTTTCGTCAGTGCTTCCTATTAAAAGTTTCGACGTTAATTACTCTATATTTATAGCAACTAAAAAGGGGCAGATAATAAAAACATCTTTAGATAAGTTTTCAAATATCAGAAAAAACGGTTTAATAGCCATAAAACTTAAAGAAGGCGACGAAGTCATAAGTACCAGGATAGTTGACAATGCCTTAAAAAATCAGCTTGTAGTTATCGCTACGAAAAACGGAAAATCCCTTTGCGCGGACGTGGATAATTTTAGAACGCTTGGAAGGGGAGCTATGGGCGTAAGAGGCATAGCTCTTTCAAAAAACGACGAGGTGGTGTCTATGGACGTTCTTTCTTCGGAAAACGATTATCTTGTCTCTATAACGGAAAAAGGTTACGGCAAAAAAACTATCATGACCGAATTTAGGAAGCAGAGCAGGGGCGGCAAGGGGATAATAGCCGTTAAAACGGGAGCGAGAAACGGATTTGTCGTTTCCGTGCTTAAAGCTTCGGGAGATAACGATATAATCTTAATAACCTCTAACGGTAAAATTATAAGGATTAACGAGTCTAATTTAAGAAGCATAGGAAGAAACACTATGGGCGTTAAATTAGTCAATTTGGACGAAACCGAAAGAGTAGTCAGCGCCGTAATATCGTCAAACGATTTAATGACGGAAGATTATGAATAAAACCGTGGGAATTATCGGTTCGGGGAGTTTTGGAACGGCTTTAGCCGTTAATTTTTCAAAATTTGCGGACGAAGTTTATTTAAAATGCAGGAATAAAGAGTTTGCCGAAGAATTAAAAATAAAAAGATATAACGAATACTATCTAAAGGATGTCAGGCTGGACGAAAATATAACGGTAACAGACGATTATGAAACCGTTTTTAAAAATTGTAAAATTATATTTTTAACCGTTCCGTCCAAGGCGCTAAAGAGTACTCTTTTAGATATAAAAAAAAAGGAAGATAAATTTGATTTCGGCTCGTATATATTTTTAAACACCGCTAAAGGGATGGGAGACGAGTCCATGAATTTGCCGAGCGAGGTTTTTAAAAGCGTATTCGGAGATAAAATGTTAGAAAGATATGCAGTTTTAAGCGGTCCTAGTTTTGCGGCGGAAGTTTCAAGGTATCTGCCTACCGCAGTATGCATTGCATCGCAAAACAATGAAATTTTAAATGAAATAAAAAATTTTTTTAAAAAAGCGGTACACTTTAGAGTATATACTTTAAACGACGTTAAAGGGGTAGAGCTTGGAGGTTCGCTTAAAAACGTAATTGCTATTGCAGCTGGAGTTTCCGACGGTTTTGGACTCGGCAACAATGCCAGGGCGGCTCTTCTTACCCGCGGTATCGTCGAAATGACTAGATTCGGCGAGGTTATGGGGGCGGATAGTCAAACTTTTACCGGACTTTCAGGTATAGGCGATTTAATGCTTACCGCAGCATCCGACTTAAGCAGAAACAGAACGGTGGGGCTAAGGATAGGTAGAGGGGAAAATATAGATTATATTTTAAAAGGAATGAAGATGGTTGCGGAAGGAGTTGCGACGACAAAATCGGTGCATAATATAGCTAAAGAAAAAAACATTTATATGCCCATTACCGAAGTGGTTTACTCCATTCTTTACGAAGGGCTGAAGCCTTCCGATGCCATAATAAAACTTTTGGAAAGAGACATAAAAGACGAGTTTATCTGATTGTAGTACAAGAATTGAATTCCGGTACTACGCAAAAAAATTGAAAGTAAGGAGGCATTATGGGGATAAAATTAGAATATTTAAAAAATTTACAATTTAAAGCAGTTTCCGAACATAACGAAAACTATTCTATATTATTGGATACGTCTAAAGATACCGGAGGCGACGAAGCAGGCATAAGACCTACCGATTTGATTATGGTAAGTCTCGCCGGATGCAGTTCTATGGATATAATATCCATTTTAAAGAAAAAAAAGCAAATTATTACCGATTTTAAAGTAAACGTGACGGGCGAAAGAGCGGATACCCATCCCAGAGTTTTTACAAAAATAACCGTAATTTATGAATTTACCGGAGAAAATATCGAAGAACAGGCCGTCATAAGGTCTATAGAACTTTCTAAAGATAAATATTGCAGCGTTTGGGCTATGCTGAAACAGTGCGTAGATATAGAATGGTCATATAAAATTAAAAATTGTTAGAGGCGATAAACATGAAAAATTACGATTTAACGGAAAACGAAAAATCCGTTTTGTTAAAAATAGCCAGACGATCGATAGAGGACAGTTTTAACCGCAGTAGAGATTTATATATTAACTCTAAAGATTTAATTTCTTCGTTGACCGACAATCTTAAGGCAGACGCGGGCGTATTTGTCACCCTTAAAACAAAAGGCGAGCAATTAAGAGGATGCATAGGCAATTTTAATTTTAATATTCCCGTTTATCAAAATGTTTATAACATGGCAAAAGAAGCGGCTTTCAGCGATCCAAGATTTATGCCGCTAAACGATGTCGAACTTAAAAACGTCAAAATTGAAATATCCGTTTTGACTCCTCTTCAAAAAATAGACGACCTTGAAAAAATAGAAATAGGGAAACACGGTTTATATATTATAAAAAACGGTCGCCACGGAGTTCTGCTTCCCCAGGTCGCTACAGAAAACGGTATGGACAGGCAACAGTTTTTGGAGGCGGTTTCGATGAAAGCAGGCCTTCCCTCCGACGCATATAAGCAAGGCGCAGAAATTCTTATTTTTTCGGCTATAGTTTTCGGTGAAAATTGATGAAATATTATCCCGTCAACCTTAATATTGCTGGAAAAAAAGTCCTAGTCGTCGGCGGCGGTTCGGTTGCTTCCAGAAAAGTCGAAAGGCTTCATGAGCGCGGAGCCGATATAACGGTTATAGCCCCTGAAGTATCGGAAGAAATTAAAAAACTTGCCGATAAAAACGCTTTAAAAATTATAGAAAGAATATATGAAGCAGGCGATGAGAAAGGAGCGTTTGCCGTATTCTGTGCGGTATCGGCTGGAGATGAAAATTCCAATATGGAAAAAAAACTTTACGAAAGATGCGTTAAAAGAAATATTTTAATAAATGTCGCCGATAAGCCGGATTTTTGTACTTTCACGCTTCCTGCGCTTGTTTCCAGGGGCGAGTTCGACATAGCTATTTTTACTAGCGGACACAGTCCTAGGCTTGCCAGAAAAATCAGGGAAGATTTAGAAAAAGTTTACGGAGAAGAATACGATACTTACGTAAAAATCCTCGGTTTTATAAGGAAAGAGATTAAATTAAAAAAATATCCGCAGAATAAAAATCAGGAGCTTTTTGAAGAATTAATAAATTCTGATCTTTTCGATATTATAAAGGATAAACGATTTTCCGAAGCGAGTCTTTTTATAAGCAATTTTATCAAGAGGGCATAAACCATAATGCTTAAAGAATTATATTTAATTCCTTTAATTATTTATATATTATCCTATGTCGTTTTTACGTTTAAAGATAAAAAATTCCATAAAGTTTTTACTTATTTAGTTTATGCGGGATTTATATGCCAGAGCATAATTTTTTTAACATTTTTGGGCATTAAAGGGCTTGCCGTTCCTGTTCACATAGACAAGTTCGTTTTTTTTAATGCATGGATTTTAATGTTGGTAGTAGTAATATTTAGTTTTTTTTATAAAGTGGAATATATTTTATTATATATTACCCCTTTAGTCGCGCTAAATTTGTTCATAGCTTTTTTTGTTCCGCATATTCGTATAATGCCGATTATGGCAAATACCGATAGAGTTATTCTTCTTACGCATATATTGCTTATATTGATAGGCGATTCTCTTTTTGCCCTTTCTTTTATAGTTTCTTTAATATATATTTTTCAGGAAAGAAAAATAAAGAATAAAAAGAATTTGAAAATTTTAGATATGTCTTCAGGCGTGGGCTACAATTTGGAACTGCTGGATAACATAAATTATATTTGCTTAAAAGTAGGTTTCCCGTTTATAACTATAGGAATAGTTATGGGAATTTATCTGTCGAGTTCTTTATTTAAAACGTTTTTGGTCGTAAAGCCGATTGAAATTATGTCTTTGATAACATGGTTTATTTATGCCGTTTTATTGCACGAAAGGATGGCAAAAGGCCTGAGAGGAAAGAGGGCGGCTGTTTTCGGCATCATAGGTTTTCTGCTTATATTAGCCAGCTTAAGTTTCTCTTTTTATTTTTTTCCGGCTTTTCATGGATTTGAATAATTAATAAATTTAAGACATATTATAGTATAATAAATTTCATGGATATTTTAATTATTGGGTTAAATCATAAGACCTCAAATATAAACGAAAGGGAGACGGTTTCAAAAAAACTTCTCACGGCGGAACTGAGGCGGGAGTTTATCGAAAAACTGCTTGAACTCAAAGATGAAGCAGGCAGACAGCTTATAAAAGAAACAGCCGTTCTTACGACATGCAACAGGTCCGAATTTATAATGAATCTTTCTTACTGGACTCAGGGAAAAGGCGGACATGCGATTAAAAATTACATCGCAAAATATTTTTTCGACGATTTGGAAAAGGAAAAAATTTTATATATGCATCTCAACGAAGATGCCGTAAGACATCTTTTTACGGTAGCGTCAAGTTTAGATTCCATGATAATAGGCGAGCCGCAGATACTCGGTCAGTTAAAAGGAGCTTATAATGAGGCTTGCAAGTTTAATACCAGCGGCCAGTTTTTAAATAAACTGTTCCATAAAGCTTTTAACTGCGCAAAAACGGTCAGAACGGAAACTAAAATAGCGGCTTCTCCAGTGTCGGTCAGCTATGCCGCCGTAGAACTGTCCCGCAAAATTTTTAACGGTTTGGAAGATAAAAAAGTGCTTCTTCTCGGTGCAGGCGAAATGGGCAAACTTACAGTAAAACATTTTATAAAATACGGCGTAAAAAATATCAATATAGCAAACAGAACCGCCGAGAAAGCGCTCAGGTTCGTCGAAGAATCTTTTGAAGATAAGGAAAAAAGATATTTAAACGTAATAGATTTTTCGGAATATTACAAAAACTTGCCGAATTCCGATATCGTTTTGTGTTCTACGGGTTCGGAAGATTATATATTAAAGTATGAAGATATCTTACCGGTTATAAAAATGCGCAAACAGAAACCTTTATTTTTAATCGATATTTCTATGCCGAGAAACATAGATCCGGAAATAAATAAAATACCCAACGTTTATTTATTCGACATAGACGATATAGGGAAAATGATAGAAAACAATATGGAAATAAGGAAGCATGAAGCCGATGCGGCTATAGATTTAATAAATGCCGCGGTAGGCGAGTTTATGAACTGGAAAGAGTCCCTAAATGCCGTTCCTGTTATAATTTCTTTAAGAAATAAAATTAAAAATCTGCTTGAATCCGAACTTTCAAGATATATAACCGACGAAAAAGAAAAAGATATAGTTGTTAATTCATTAACAAACAAACTGCTTCATGAACCGACAATGCTGATTAAAAAGTCGTGTTTAAATCCTGATGGAATAAATTCTATTAAAACCGTCAAGGCTCTTTTTAATCTTGATGCAGAAGATTATCAGGATATTTCCAAAGATGCCTCTAAAAAGCATGCTGCGGAATCGGATACGTCATATAACGAAACTAAAATAAAACTTGTAAAATAAAAGGCGAACTTTGAAAATTAAATTAGGAACAAGAGGAAGCAAACTTGCTTTATATCAGGCAAATCTAGTTAAAAGCATACTGGAATCGCATTACGAAAGTTTAAATGAAACCGTTAGCGTAGAAATAATAACGGTAAAAACGACCGGAGATAGAATTTTAAATGCTTCGTTAAGCAGTTTCGGCGGAAAAGGTTTGTTCGTCAAAGAAATAGAAGAAGCTCTTTTTAACGGCGGTATAGATATTGCCGTTCACAGCTTAAAAGACGTGCCTCAAGTAATTCCGGAAGGCTTGGAAATAGGCGTTACGCTTAAAAGAGATGATCCAAGCGACTGCATAATACTTAAGAAAAAGCCGCAATCGCCTTTAACGGGTTATATCCAAGATTTAACCGGACTTTTAAAAAAAGACGCGATCGTCGGCACTTCAAGTTTAAGAAGACGCTCTCTTTTGAACAGATATTCAGAAGGCCTTATATTCGAGCCGTTAAGAGGTAATATAGATACGAGATTGGGAAAAGTTAAAAAAGGTTTTTTCGATGCGATAGTTTTATCATCTTCAGGATTAGCCAGGCTTAATCTTCAGTCTTATATAGACGCTTATTTAGACCCTTCCATATATATACCCCAGTGCGGACAGGGGGTAATAGCAGTGGAATATAAAACAATCAGAGACGATATTAAAGAAATTATGAAACCTTTAAACGACGAAGACACTTTTAAGGCGGTT
The DNA window shown above is from Candidatus Acidulodesulfobacterium acidiphilum and carries:
- the gyrA gene encoding DNA gyrase subunit A — translated: MRQSYLDYAMSVIIGRALPEVKDGLKPVHRRILFAMNEIGNDFNKPYKKSARIVGDVIGKYHPHGDAAVYDATVRMAQDFSLRYPLVDGQGNFGSIDGDPPAAMRYTEIRMTKLSSFLLDDIDFETVDFTPNYDGSLQEPAVLPAKFPNLLVNGSSGIAVGMSSNIPPHNLTEAVDAVLYYMDNPECVIDELMQIIKGPDFPTGGIIYGYSGINNYFNTGRGLVKVRARHHFEKAKIIITEIPYQVNKSKILERIAELVKEKKIEGISDLRDESDREGMRVVIELKRDANETVVMNNLFKHTQLEETFGVIFLAIVNNQPKILNIKDMLALFVDFRKEVVTKRTIFELKKAEARLHILEAFKVVAQNIDEVIELIKTSASPSAAKERLMQKYSFSEIQARAVLDLKLEKITNLEREHIIKEYEEILDKVKKLRELLASEKLIKDVIKEELKIIREKFGDERKTEIVPEENETELIDLIPNEAMIVMMTENGYIKRTKLSTFKAQNRGGKGQTGIKSKEEDFVASSFCANTHDNILFISNFGNAYKLNVYAIPETLKTSKGKPIVNLLSLKEKETVSSVLPIKSFDVNYSIFIATKKGQIIKTSLDKFSNIRKNGLIAIKLKEGDEVISTRIVDNALKNQLVVIATKNGKSLCADVDNFRTLGRGAMGVRGIALSKNDEVVSMDVLSSENDYLVSITEKGYGKKTIMTEFRKQSRGGKGIIAVKTGARNGFVVSVLKASGDNDIILITSNGKIIRINESNLRSIGRNTMGVKLVNLDETERVVSAVISSNDLMTEDYE
- a CDS encoding NAD(P)-dependent glycerol-3-phosphate dehydrogenase — translated: MNKTVGIIGSGSFGTALAVNFSKFADEVYLKCRNKEFAEELKIKRYNEYYLKDVRLDENITVTDDYETVFKNCKIIFLTVPSKALKSTLLDIKKKEDKFDFGSYIFLNTAKGMGDESMNLPSEVFKSVFGDKMLERYAVLSGPSFAAEVSRYLPTAVCIASQNNEILNEIKNFFKKAVHFRVYTLNDVKGVELGGSLKNVIAIAAGVSDGFGLGNNARAALLTRGIVEMTRFGEVMGADSQTFTGLSGIGDLMLTAASDLSRNRTVGLRIGRGENIDYILKGMKMVAEGVATTKSVHNIAKEKNIYMPITEVVYSILYEGLKPSDAIIKLLERDIKDEFI
- a CDS encoding OsmC family peroxiredoxin translates to MGIKLEYLKNLQFKAVSEHNENYSILLDTSKDTGGDEAGIRPTDLIMVSLAGCSSMDIISILKKKKQIITDFKVNVTGERADTHPRVFTKITVIYEFTGENIEEQAVIRSIELSKDKYCSVWAMLKQCVDIEWSYKIKNC
- the amrA gene encoding AmmeMemoRadiSam system protein A, translated to MKNYDLTENEKSVLLKIARRSIEDSFNRSRDLYINSKDLISSLTDNLKADAGVFVTLKTKGEQLRGCIGNFNFNIPVYQNVYNMAKEAAFSDPRFMPLNDVELKNVKIEISVLTPLQKIDDLEKIEIGKHGLYIIKNGRHGVLLPQVATENGMDRQQFLEAVSMKAGLPSDAYKQGAEILIFSAIVFGEN
- a CDS encoding bifunctional precorrin-2 dehydrogenase/sirohydrochlorin ferrochelatase encodes the protein MKYYPVNLNIAGKKVLVVGGGSVASRKVERLHERGADITVIAPEVSEEIKKLADKNALKIIERIYEAGDEKGAFAVFCAVSAGDENSNMEKKLYERCVKRNILINVADKPDFCTFTLPALVSRGEFDIAIFTSGHSPRLARKIREDLEKVYGEEYDTYVKILGFIRKEIKLKKYPQNKNQELFEELINSDLFDIIKDKRFSEASLFISNFIKRA
- a CDS encoding glutamyl-tRNA reductase, with amino-acid sequence MDILIIGLNHKTSNINERETVSKKLLTAELRREFIEKLLELKDEAGRQLIKETAVLTTCNRSEFIMNLSYWTQGKGGHAIKNYIAKYFFDDLEKEKILYMHLNEDAVRHLFTVASSLDSMIIGEPQILGQLKGAYNEACKFNTSGQFLNKLFHKAFNCAKTVRTETKIAASPVSVSYAAVELSRKIFNGLEDKKVLLLGAGEMGKLTVKHFIKYGVKNINIANRTAEKALRFVEESFEDKEKRYLNVIDFSEYYKNLPNSDIVLCSTGSEDYILKYEDILPVIKMRKQKPLFLIDISMPRNIDPEINKIPNVYLFDIDDIGKMIENNMEIRKHEADAAIDLINAAVGEFMNWKESLNAVPVIISLRNKIKNLLESELSRYITDEKEKDIVVNSLTNKLLHEPTMLIKKSCLNPDGINSIKTVKALFNLDAEDYQDISKDASKKHAAESDTSYNETKIKLVK
- the hemC gene encoding hydroxymethylbilane synthase, with the translated sequence MKIKLGTRGSKLALYQANLVKSILESHYESLNETVSVEIITVKTTGDRILNASLSSFGGKGLFVKEIEEALFNGGIDIAVHSLKDVPQVIPEGLEIGVTLKRDDPSDCIILKKKPQSPLTGYIQDLTGLLKKDAIVGTSSLRRRSLLNRYSEGLIFEPLRGNIDTRLGKVKKGFFDAIVLSSSGLARLNLQSYIDAYLDPSIYIPQCGQGVIAVEYKTIRDDIKEIMKPLNDEDTFKAVFAERACIRALDCGCASPVGAYAYIKDGEIYIKGFVSNTAGEYLEDEFKGKKEDYENIGNGLALRLIEKGAVGILGKNNL